In the Candidatus Electrothrix rattekaaiensis genome, one interval contains:
- a CDS encoding MogA/MoaB family molybdenum cofactor biosynthesis protein, whose translation MNTTPYTCGILTLSDKGARGEREDTSGPMLQNILTEQGFNVEAYQLLPDQQPLIEAILIKWVDEKKIDLIVTTGGTGVSPNDQTPEATRQVIDLEIPGIGEAMRQASLAKTPQAIWSRGIAGIRQESLIINLPGSEKGAKENIEAILPALAHGLYKIKGGTADCGQKKEGEG comes from the coding sequence ATGAACACAACACCATACACCTGTGGCATCCTGACACTCAGCGACAAAGGCGCCAGGGGCGAGCGGGAAGACACCTCTGGCCCCATGCTGCAAAACATCCTTACCGAACAGGGCTTCAACGTAGAAGCCTATCAGCTCCTTCCTGATCAGCAGCCCCTGATTGAAGCCATCCTGATCAAGTGGGTGGATGAAAAGAAGATTGATTTAATTGTCACCACCGGCGGCACAGGGGTTTCCCCGAATGATCAGACACCGGAGGCCACCCGCCAGGTCATTGACCTAGAGATTCCCGGCATCGGGGAAGCCATGCGTCAAGCAAGCCTGGCCAAAACTCCGCAGGCCATCTGGTCACGGGGCATTGCCGGAATCCGGCAAGAATCCCTGATTATCAATCTGCCGGGTAGCGAGAAAGGAGCAAAAGAAAATATCGAGGCGATTCTGCCCGCCCTTGCGCACGGTTTGTACAAGATCAAGGGCGGAACAGCGGATTGCGGGCAAAAAAAGGAGGGAGAGGGTTAA
- the purM gene encoding phosphoribosylformylglycinamidine cyclo-ligase produces MTASETAASKYSEAGVDIDKGNAFVSRIKKIVSATHSRTVIDDIGGFSGLFSIGNANCKDPVLIASTDGVGTKLKIAQLCNKHDTIGIDLVAMCVNDIIVSGAKPLFFLDYFSCSSLDLDEATDVVRGIAEGCKQANCSLIGGETAEMPGLYQPGDYDLAGFSVGIADRDKIIDGSDVRVGDKIIGLASSGLHSNGFSLVRKIIFEDQELTVADKVEALGCTIGEELIKPTKIYVRSVLGVLNSYPINSLVHNTGGGFIDNIPRVLPKGCRAVIDKESWEKPPIFAFLQEKGEVPEAEMYRTFNMGIGMMAVVKEADAESIMQHFKAMGEESFLIGEVLAAKEGEPQVVINGLEGN; encoded by the coding sequence ATGACAGCATCCGAAACAGCAGCATCAAAATATAGTGAGGCCGGGGTTGATATCGATAAGGGCAACGCCTTTGTCTCTCGCATTAAAAAAATCGTCTCTGCCACCCATAGTCGTACTGTTATTGATGATATCGGGGGCTTTTCAGGCCTGTTCAGTATCGGCAATGCAAACTGCAAAGATCCTGTGCTCATCGCTTCGACAGACGGTGTCGGCACTAAACTAAAAATAGCCCAACTTTGCAACAAGCACGACACAATAGGCATTGATTTAGTGGCCATGTGCGTGAACGATATTATTGTCAGCGGAGCAAAGCCGCTGTTCTTTCTGGATTACTTTTCCTGCTCCTCCCTTGATCTTGATGAGGCCACTGATGTGGTCAGGGGGATCGCAGAAGGGTGCAAGCAGGCCAACTGCTCCCTGATCGGAGGAGAAACCGCTGAGATGCCGGGTCTGTATCAGCCTGGGGATTATGATTTGGCCGGTTTTTCTGTGGGTATTGCTGATCGCGATAAAATTATTGACGGCAGTGATGTGCGGGTCGGTGATAAGATTATCGGTCTTGCTTCATCCGGTCTCCATTCCAATGGCTTTTCTCTGGTCCGAAAGATTATCTTTGAGGATCAGGAACTGACCGTGGCTGACAAGGTGGAGGCCCTGGGCTGCACCATCGGGGAAGAGCTTATTAAACCGACCAAAATCTATGTTCGGAGTGTGCTCGGGGTGTTGAACAGTTACCCCATCAACAGTCTGGTCCATAACACCGGCGGGGGATTTATTGATAACATCCCTCGGGTTCTGCCCAAGGGCTGTCGGGCCGTGATTGACAAAGAAAGCTGGGAAAAACCGCCGATCTTTGCTTTTCTCCAGGAAAAGGGTGAAGTGCCTGAGGCGGAAATGTACCGGACCTTTAATATGGGCATCGGCATGATGGCTGTGGTCAAAGAGGCGGATGCTGAATCTATTATGCAACATTTTAAGGCAATGGGCGAGGAATCCTTCTTGATCGGCGAGGTATTGGCTGCCAAAGAAGGTGAGCCGCAGGTTGTTATTAACGGACTTGAGGGGAATTAA
- a CDS encoding DUF2065 domain-containing protein, translating to MKTFITLIGLVLIFEGLPYVASPEAMQRWLKVLSETSPSSLRNTGIVAMIIGFLLCYIGQRSGLLG from the coding sequence ATGAAAACATTTATTACCCTGATCGGCTTGGTCCTGATATTTGAAGGACTTCCCTATGTGGCCTCGCCTGAGGCCATGCAGCGCTGGTTGAAAGTGCTCTCTGAAACGTCACCGAGCAGCTTAAGAAACACGGGAATAGTGGCAATGATTATTGGCTTTCTCCTGTGTTATATCGGACAGCGATCCGGTCTGCTGGGCTGA
- the mgtE gene encoding magnesium transporter has product MEKTAKREMIGFEGKVLLDTLRRLQRKGATENLLKLILKTHPADLAWVFRSLPPADRKKIFEIIANTELVADFFSELDDSIIVELAEDLTPVFLAEVISKMAPDDAADLLEVIPDTLASNVRAHMERHDRDELEELLKYDPETAGGIMSPDFMYLDEHLTVEKAINKVQKRSEDKEMVFYLYITHGDGHLTGVLSLRELLLHPMHQQLKNIMNHPVISVTTDMDQGEVAHIVSQYNLLAIPVVDATFKLIGIITVDDVIDVIREEATEDFLQMAGAGKDNEILLKPLHQKIILRAPWLFASWIGGITAMFIINGFQHELQKVLALASFIPIIAGMGGNIATQSSTIVVRGMATGRVNMPQFFQIVGRETLVGIALGVMFGLLLGVTASFKYSDSAYLGVVVGISVCSVMIMAASLGTIIPMLLKRFHIDAAIATGPFITTSIDVLGISLYFSVAKYMLNI; this is encoded by the coding sequence ATGGAAAAAACAGCAAAACGTGAAATGATCGGCTTTGAAGGCAAGGTGCTGCTTGATACCTTGCGCCGCCTGCAACGCAAAGGAGCAACAGAGAATCTTCTCAAGCTGATCCTGAAAACACATCCTGCCGACCTTGCTTGGGTTTTCCGTTCCCTCCCTCCGGCTGACCGTAAAAAAATCTTTGAAATCATTGCCAACACCGAGCTGGTGGCAGACTTCTTCAGTGAGCTGGATGATTCCATCATTGTTGAGCTGGCCGAAGACCTCACCCCTGTTTTTCTGGCTGAGGTGATCAGCAAGATGGCACCTGATGATGCAGCAGACCTGCTGGAAGTCATCCCGGACACGCTGGCCTCCAATGTTCGGGCACATATGGAACGGCACGACCGCGACGAGTTGGAAGAGCTGCTCAAATATGATCCGGAAACAGCAGGCGGTATCATGTCCCCGGACTTCATGTACCTAGATGAACATCTCACTGTTGAAAAAGCCATTAACAAGGTACAGAAGCGGAGCGAAGACAAGGAGATGGTCTTTTATCTCTATATCACCCACGGTGACGGCCACCTGACCGGGGTGCTCTCCCTGCGGGAACTGCTCCTGCATCCCATGCATCAACAGCTGAAAAACATCATGAATCACCCGGTGATCTCTGTGACCACGGATATGGATCAGGGAGAAGTGGCCCATATTGTCTCACAATATAACCTGCTCGCCATCCCGGTTGTTGATGCCACTTTTAAACTGATTGGCATTATCACTGTGGATGATGTTATTGATGTTATCCGGGAAGAAGCCACTGAGGACTTTCTTCAGATGGCCGGGGCTGGTAAAGACAATGAGATCCTGCTCAAGCCCCTGCACCAAAAAATCATCCTCCGCGCTCCCTGGCTCTTCGCCTCCTGGATCGGCGGGATAACGGCCATGTTCATTATTAATGGATTTCAGCATGAGCTACAGAAGGTGCTGGCTCTGGCCTCCTTTATCCCCATCATCGCGGGCATGGGCGGCAATATCGCCACCCAATCCAGCACCATTGTGGTCCGGGGTATGGCCACTGGTCGGGTCAATATGCCCCAGTTCTTTCAGATTGTTGGCCGGGAAACCTTGGTCGGTATTGCCCTGGGTGTCATGTTCGGTCTCCTCTTGGGCGTGACAGCCTCGTTCAAGTATTCCGATTCAGCCTATCTCGGCGTGGTGGTCGGAATTTCAGTCTGCTCGGTTATGATCATGGCGGCCAGCTTGGGCACGATCATCCCCATGCTTCTCAAGCGCTTTCATATTGACGCAGCCATTGCCACTGGCCCCTTTATCACCACCTCTATTGATGTTCTCGGTATCAGTCTGTACTTTTCCGTTGCAAAATATATGCTGAATATCTAA
- a CDS encoding trypsin-like peptidase domain-containing protein, translated as MRSFRSPFRGGNPLTLFLLVLAVLYLLFHTLNPEVARLNRLDHNAVPKPITARGDLADDEKNTIAVFREVSPSVVYITTIELQRDLFNLNVYEIPKGTGSGFIWDKEGRIVTNFHVIADAGRIEVTLADHSTWKAALVGAAPDRDLAVLRISAPADTLRPIMVGDSQDLLVGQKVFAIGNPFGLDQTLTTGVVSALGREIKSVTKRIIHNVIQTDAAINPGNSGGPLLDSAGRLIGVNTMIYSPSGASSGVGFAVPVHEINRVVPQIIRHGKMVQPGLGISIAPESVVHDLNLEGILILNVAAGSSAEKAGLRGTRQVWGGLILGDIILGINGIRIKDYNELRDEVEKYKVGDSVTLTLLRDNHQVDVDVILDAI; from the coding sequence ATGCGCTCTTTTCGATCCCCTTTCCGGGGCGGTAATCCTCTTACCCTGTTCCTGCTTGTTCTTGCGGTTCTCTATCTGCTCTTTCACACCCTGAACCCGGAAGTCGCTCGGCTTAATCGGCTTGACCACAATGCCGTGCCTAAACCGATCACGGCTCGGGGCGACTTGGCTGATGATGAGAAAAACACCATTGCCGTGTTCCGGGAGGTCTCACCCTCAGTGGTTTATATCACCACCATTGAGCTACAACGCGACCTGTTCAACCTCAATGTCTACGAGATCCCCAAGGGAACCGGGTCCGGCTTTATCTGGGATAAGGAAGGTCGGATCGTCACCAATTTTCATGTAATTGCCGATGCTGGTCGGATTGAGGTGACCCTAGCTGATCACAGCACCTGGAAGGCCGCCTTGGTCGGAGCTGCACCGGACCGCGATCTGGCTGTGCTCAGAATCTCTGCGCCTGCGGATACACTACGCCCCATCATGGTCGGTGACTCCCAAGACCTGCTGGTGGGACAGAAGGTCTTTGCCATCGGCAATCCCTTTGGTCTTGATCAAACCCTAACCACCGGCGTGGTCAGTGCCTTGGGAAGGGAAATCAAGTCGGTGACCAAACGGATCATCCATAACGTCATCCAGACCGATGCAGCCATTAATCCGGGCAACTCCGGCGGCCCGCTGCTGGATAGTGCTGGCCGCCTGATCGGGGTCAATACTATGATCTACAGTCCGTCTGGGGCAAGCTCCGGGGTAGGTTTTGCTGTACCGGTTCATGAGATCAATCGAGTGGTGCCCCAGATTATCCGGCACGGCAAGATGGTTCAACCCGGACTGGGTATCAGCATTGCCCCGGAAAGTGTGGTGCATGACCTGAATCTGGAGGGCATCCTGATCCTCAACGTGGCTGCCGGTTCCTCAGCGGAAAAGGCCGGTCTGCGTGGAACACGACAGGTCTGGGGTGGTTTGATCCTGGGTGATATCATCCTTGGGATCAACGGGATTCGGATCAAAGACTATAACGAGCTGCGGGATGAGGTGGAAAAATATAAGGTCGGGGATAGCGTCACACTCACCCTGCTGCGGGATAATCATCAGGTTGACGTTGACGTTATCCTGGATGCGATATAA